In Xanthomonas sp. SI, the following are encoded in one genomic region:
- a CDS encoding GGDEF domain-containing protein — protein sequence MAFSDKVCLAAARQYKAFVAAMVDVPTLLGYTTVVLLCLSLLVLVARPQAGKRLWLAMPFFAGACGCAFLIQPQAFPGRLGLQLGAFCITLAYAFGWQAIRAFYDRPPRWGWLLLPALLWLGLAIAVFDRYGWAMANAGLRVGLVCLYSALPARELWRRRNGGLPSARLLAIVFGVAAGLAALAVAFAHWLPQPLGAAPAQTWAVVFYNVRILLHVLLASALLVAMHKERDALRYYDDSVRDPMTGLYNRRFFEQRAEQWRDRGARRRSVLFFDIDHFKRINDRHGHRLGDAVIVLAAQVAQRSLRKGDWIFRFGGEEFVCVLPDTDLAQANAMAERLRLAFMADAREVEGRRIDATISIGVATSVGGVPRIDALVAEADRMLYRAKAAGRNRVVSSINHDPLPTGS from the coding sequence ATGGCGTTTTCCGATAAGGTCTGTCTGGCAGCCGCCCGCCAGTACAAGGCCTTCGTTGCCGCCATGGTCGATGTCCCCACGCTGCTCGGCTACACCACCGTGGTGCTGCTGTGCCTGTCGTTGCTGGTGCTGGTCGCCCGCCCGCAGGCGGGCAAGCGCCTGTGGCTGGCGATGCCGTTCTTCGCAGGCGCCTGCGGCTGCGCCTTCCTGATCCAGCCGCAGGCGTTTCCCGGCAGGCTCGGCCTGCAACTGGGCGCGTTCTGCATCACCCTCGCCTATGCGTTCGGCTGGCAGGCGATCCGCGCGTTCTACGACCGCCCGCCGCGCTGGGGCTGGCTGCTGCTGCCGGCGCTGCTGTGGCTGGGCCTGGCGATCGCCGTGTTCGACCGCTACGGCTGGGCCATGGCCAACGCGGGCCTGCGCGTCGGGCTGGTCTGCCTCTACAGCGCGCTACCGGCGAGAGAACTGTGGCGCCGGCGCAACGGCGGCCTTCCGTCGGCCAGGCTGCTGGCCATCGTGTTCGGGGTGGCCGCAGGGCTGGCGGCGCTGGCGGTGGCCTTCGCGCACTGGCTGCCGCAGCCATTGGGCGCGGCGCCCGCACAGACCTGGGCAGTGGTGTTCTACAACGTGCGGATCCTGCTGCACGTGCTGCTGGCGAGCGCGCTGCTGGTGGCCATGCACAAGGAGCGCGACGCGCTGCGCTACTACGACGACTCGGTGCGCGATCCGATGACCGGCCTGTACAACCGCCGCTTCTTCGAGCAGCGCGCGGAGCAATGGCGCGATCGCGGCGCGCGCCGCCGCTCGGTGCTGTTCTTCGACATCGACCATTTCAAACGCATCAACGACCGCCATGGCCATCGGCTTGGCGACGCGGTCATCGTGCTGGCCGCGCAGGTCGCGCAACGCAGCCTGCGCAAGGGCGACTGGATCTTCCGTTTCGGCGGCGAAGAGTTCGTCTGCGTGCTGCCGGACACCGATCTGGCGCAGGCCAACGCGATGGCCGAGCGGCTGCGCCTGGCGTTCATGGCCGACGCCAGGGAAGTGGAAGGACGCCGCATCGACGCCACCATCAGCATCGGCGTGGCGACCTCGGTCGGCGGCGTGCCGCGGATCGATGCACTGGTGGCGGAAGCCGACCGCATGCTCTACCGGGCCAAGGCCGCAGGACGCAACCGCGTGGTATCCAGCATCAACCACGATCCGCTGCCGACCGGATCCTAG
- a CDS encoding CocE/NonD family hydrolase produces the protein MRPIAARLLATVIAAALATAAQAQTAPMTPDVTGKAFVAPTEANDYVKREVMIPMRDGVKLHTVIVLPKGAQHAPMLLTRTPYDASGRASRMASPHMRDLLPQGDEVFVDGGYIRVFQDIRGKYGSQGDYVMTRPLRGPLNGSKVDHATDAWDTIDWLVKNVHESNGKVGMIGSSYEGFTVVMALTDPHPALKVAAPESPMIDGWMGDDWLNYGAFRQVNFDYFTGQLTQRGKGSGIPRHGHDDYSNFLRAGSAGDYAKAAGLEQLPWWHKLTEHPAYDAFWQGQALDKVMARTALKVPTMWLQGLWDQEDMWGAIHSYQAMEPRDAGNDRNYLVMGPWRHSQVNYDGSALGALKFDGDTALQFRRDVLKPFFDQYLVDGAAKADTPPVFIYNTGENHWDRLQAWPRSCEQGCAARSKPLYLTAGGTLSFDAPTAGQGDYEEYVSDPAKPVPFVPRPVDFGDRDMWTSWLVHDQRFVDGRPDVLTFVSAPLDAPLSIAGVPEVNLQASTSGSDSDWVVKLIDVYPDEMASDPKLGGYELAVSMAIFRGRYRESFETPKPIAPNQPLAYSFGLPTANHTFQRGHRVMVQVQSSLFPLYDRNPQTYVPNIYFAKPGDYQKATQRIWHTPQQASYISLPVR, from the coding sequence ATGCGCCCCATCGCCGCCCGCTTGCTCGCCACCGTCATTGCCGCCGCGCTGGCCACCGCCGCCCAGGCGCAGACCGCGCCGATGACCCCCGATGTCACCGGCAAGGCCTTCGTCGCGCCGACCGAGGCCAACGACTACGTCAAGCGCGAGGTGATGATCCCGATGCGCGACGGGGTCAAGCTGCACACGGTGATCGTGCTGCCCAAGGGCGCGCAGCACGCGCCGATGCTGCTGACGCGCACGCCCTACGACGCCAGCGGCCGCGCCAGCCGCATGGCCTCGCCGCATATGCGCGACCTGTTGCCGCAGGGCGACGAAGTGTTCGTCGACGGTGGCTATATCCGCGTGTTCCAGGATATCCGCGGCAAGTACGGTTCGCAGGGCGACTACGTGATGACCCGGCCGTTGCGCGGCCCGCTCAACGGCAGCAAGGTCGACCATGCCACCGACGCCTGGGACACGATCGACTGGCTGGTCAAGAACGTGCACGAGTCCAACGGCAAGGTCGGCATGATCGGCTCGTCCTACGAAGGCTTCACCGTGGTCATGGCGCTGACCGACCCGCATCCGGCGCTGAAGGTGGCCGCGCCGGAAAGCCCGATGATCGACGGCTGGATGGGCGACGACTGGCTCAACTACGGCGCGTTCCGCCAGGTCAACTTCGACTACTTCACCGGCCAGCTGACCCAGCGCGGCAAGGGCAGCGGCATCCCGCGCCACGGCCACGACGACTACAGCAATTTCCTGCGCGCCGGCTCGGCCGGCGACTACGCCAAGGCCGCGGGCCTGGAGCAGTTGCCGTGGTGGCACAAGCTCACCGAACACCCCGCCTACGACGCGTTCTGGCAGGGCCAGGCGCTGGACAAGGTGATGGCGCGTACCGCGCTGAAGGTGCCGACGATGTGGCTGCAGGGCCTGTGGGACCAGGAGGACATGTGGGGCGCGATCCACAGCTACCAGGCGATGGAGCCGCGCGACGCCGGCAACGACAGGAACTATCTGGTGATGGGGCCGTGGCGGCACAGCCAGGTCAACTACGACGGCTCGGCGCTGGGCGCGCTGAAGTTCGACGGCGACACCGCGCTGCAGTTCCGCCGCGACGTGCTCAAGCCGTTCTTCGACCAGTACCTGGTCGACGGCGCGGCCAAGGCCGACACGCCGCCGGTGTTCATCTACAACACGGGCGAGAACCACTGGGATCGCCTGCAGGCCTGGCCGCGCAGCTGTGAACAGGGCTGCGCGGCGCGCAGCAAGCCGCTGTACCTGACCGCCGGCGGCACGCTGTCGTTCGACGCGCCCACGGCCGGGCAGGGCGACTACGAGGAGTACGTGTCCGACCCGGCCAAGCCGGTGCCGTTCGTGCCGCGCCCGGTCGATTTTGGCGATCGCGACATGTGGACCAGCTGGCTGGTGCACGACCAGCGCTTCGTCGATGGCCGCCCCGACGTGCTGACCTTCGTCAGCGCGCCGCTGGATGCGCCGCTTAGCATCGCCGGCGTGCCGGAGGTGAACCTGCAGGCTTCCACCAGCGGCAGCGACAGCGACTGGGTGGTGAAGCTGATCGATGTGTATCCGGACGAAATGGCGTCCGATCCGAAACTGGGCGGCTACGAACTGGCGGTGTCGATGGCGATCTTCCGCGGCCGCTACCGCGAGAGCTTCGAAACGCCCAAGCCGATCGCGCCGAACCAGCCGCTGGCCTACAGCTTCGGCCTGCCCACCGCCAACCACACCTTCCAGCGCGGCCACCGGGTGATGGTGCAGGTGCAGTCCAGCCTGTTCCCGCTGTACGACCGCAACCCGCAGACCTACGTGCCCAACATCTACTTCGCCAAGCCGGGCGACTACCAGAAGGCCACGCAGCGCATCTGGCACACGCCGCAGCAGGCGAGCTACATCAGTCTGCCGGTGCGCTGA
- a CDS encoding LysR family transcriptional regulator yields the protein MARRNLNDLLAFVTVAREGSFTRAGAALGVSQSALSQAIKALETRLEIRLLTRTTRSVSPTAAGQRLLQAIGNRFDEIESELDALTALRDKPAGIVRITSGDHILHTTLLPKLTPVLQRYPDVQIEFDVSYGFRDIVADRFDAGVRLGESLDKDMIAMPIGPPLRMAAAAAPAYFQQRPVPKLPGDLTQHRCINIRFPTHGGIYVWEFERRNRQVNVRVEGQVIFSTSPPIVRAALDGLGIAFLPEQEFAPYLEDGRLVRVLEDWCPPFSGYHLYYPSRRQHSPAFSLVLDALRL from the coding sequence ATGGCACGACGCAACCTCAACGACCTGCTGGCCTTCGTCACCGTCGCCCGGGAAGGCAGCTTCACCCGCGCCGGCGCGGCGCTGGGCGTCAGCCAGTCGGCGCTCAGCCAGGCGATCAAGGCGCTGGAAACGCGGCTGGAGATCCGCCTGCTCACGCGTACCACGCGCAGCGTCTCGCCCACCGCGGCGGGCCAGCGCCTGCTGCAGGCCATCGGCAACCGCTTCGACGAGATCGAGTCGGAACTGGACGCGCTGACCGCCCTGCGCGACAAGCCCGCCGGGATCGTGCGCATCACCAGCGGCGACCACATCCTGCACACCACCCTGCTGCCCAAGCTGACCCCGGTGCTGCAGCGCTACCCGGACGTGCAGATCGAATTCGATGTCAGCTACGGCTTCCGCGACATCGTCGCCGACCGTTTCGATGCCGGCGTGCGCCTGGGCGAAAGCCTGGACAAGGACATGATCGCGATGCCGATCGGCCCGCCGCTGCGCATGGCCGCGGCCGCGGCGCCGGCCTACTTCCAGCAGCGACCGGTGCCCAAGCTACCGGGCGACCTGACCCAACACCGCTGCATCAACATCCGCTTCCCCACCCATGGCGGCATCTACGTGTGGGAGTTCGAGCGGCGCAACCGGCAGGTGAACGTGCGAGTCGAAGGCCAGGTGATCTTCAGCACCTCGCCGCCGATCGTGCGCGCCGCGCTGGACGGACTCGGCATCGCGTTCCTGCCCGAGCAGGAATTCGCACCCTATCTCGAAGACGGGCGCCTGGTGCGGGTGCTGGAAGACTGGTGCCCGCCGTTCTCCGGCTACCACCTCTACTACCCCAGCCGCCGCCAGCACTCGCCGGCGTTCTCGCTGGTCCTGGACGCACTGCGTCTGTGA